From the Choloepus didactylus isolate mChoDid1 chromosome 22, mChoDid1.pri, whole genome shotgun sequence genome, one window contains:
- the DYNLRB2 gene encoding dynein light chain roadblock-type 2: protein MAEVEETLKRIQSHKGVIGTMVVNAEGIPIRTTLDNSTTVQYAGLLHQLTMKAKSTVRDIDPQNDLTFLRIRSKKHEIMVAPDKEYLLIVIQNPCE from the exons ATG GCAGAGGTGGAGGAAACTCTAAAAAGGATTCAGAGCCATAAAGGGGTTATTGGAACTATGGTTGTAAATGCAGAAG GCATTCCGATCCGAACAACCTTGGACAACTCAACTACTGTCCAATACGCGGGCCTTCTTCACCAGCTGACGATGAAAGCCAAGAGCACAGTCCGTGACATTGACCCTCAGAACGACCTGACTTTCCTTAGAATCAGATCAAAGAAACATGAAATCATGGTAGCCCCAG ATAAGGAGTATCTTCTGATTGTCATTCAGAATCCGTGTGAATAG